ACCGGCGAAGGTTTTCCGGATCTATCCGAGGTTGGAGTCGAACTGGTCCCCGATGTCGCACCCTACGAGCGCATGAAGCTTCGCATGCTCAACGGCTGTCATTCCTCGATTGCCTATCTCGGGCAGCTCGCCGGTTACGAATTCGTGGCCGACGCGCTCGATGATCCGAATTTGCGCCGATTTCTTGAACGCATGATGGCGGAGGAGATCGCACCCACGCTGACCGAGTTTTCACCGCAACGGCTCACGGCGTATGGTGCGCAGCTTCTTCGTCGCTTCGACAATCGCGCGATCCGCCATCGCACCTGGCAGATCGCGATGGATGGATCGCAGAAACTGCCGCAACGCCTCCTTGGTACGATCGAAGATCGCCTGCGAAACAACGCGCCCGTGGCGAGGGTGACGCTCGCCATCGCCGCATGGATGCGCTTTCTCGGCGGCAAGGACGATCGCGGCGGGTCGATTGTCATATCGGACCCGCGTGCGCGAGAACTCACCGGTTGGGCCGAGGGGCGCCAGGACGACGGAGCCATCGCCGCCAATTTCGTCGAGCGCTCTGGAATTTTTTCCCCAGACCTGCAACGAAGCGATGGCTTCCGCCATGAGCTGGTCGCCGCGATCGCACTGTTGCGACGCGTCGGCGCTCGGGAGGCGCTGATGCAACCCACTTATGGCGGCGCATGATTTGGGATCATCGGTGCACCGTCACGAAGGGAGGAAAATCATGAAATCACGCGTAACGCTCTCTCTCGCCGGGATCGTCGGTACGGTCGGGCTATCTCTTGCACAACCTGCCGCCGCAAGCGAGCTACCGGCGTTACCGTCTTCACCCATCGTCATCAACGTCGTCGACGTGGCCGGCCAGCTCGCCCTGACCCAAAAATCGATGGAGGATTACCGCAAGGCGCATCCGGAGTTAGTCTCGAAGTTCAATTTTACGAAGGCGCCTGCCCCTGAACTCCCGGGCAAACTCAAAGCTCAGCAAAGCGCCGGTCGCGTGGATATTGACGTGGTACTGAGTGGCACGGACGCGATTTCCGCCGGACTGGAGCAAGGCCTTTGGGTGAAAATTCTTCCCGACTATACGGCGAAGTTCCCGAGCCTCGATGAAAACTACCTGCCCGGCGCGCTCGACATGCAGAAGCCGACGGAAGGTCAGGCGATCGAGGTCGTGTTCGCGATAGCAGGGCCGATGCTCGAATATGCGCCCGAACGCGTCAAGGATCCGCCGAAGACGACCGACGCGCTCTTGGCGTGGTGCAAAGCTCATCCCAACCGATTTTTCTATGCTCGTCCCGCAAATTCCGGACCAGGCCGCGCCTTCCTCCAAGGCCTGCCCTACATACTCGGCGACAGCAACCCGCGCGACCCGATCAATGGTTGGGCGAAGACGTGGGCCTATCTCAAGGAGCTTAATAGCTGCATCGAATATTACCCCTCGGGCACTGGTGCCACGATGAAGGAACTCGGCGAAGGGTCCCGCGACATCATTGTTTCAATGCCTGGCTGGGACATCAATCCGCGCGTTCTGGGAACCGTACCGAAGTCGGCAGAGACGACCATCCTTGAGGGACCCGCGGGATTCAAATGGGTATCTGACGCCCAGTATGTTGGAATCCCGAAGGGGTTGGCACCCGATCATCTTGCGGTCGTGCTCGATCTCATCGCCTTCATGCTGAAGCCGCAGCAGCAGGCTTATGCGTGGGACGAAGGTTACTTCTACCCGGGTCCCGCGATCAAAAACGTCCCACTCACCATGGCACCCAAGGAGAGCCAGGACACGCTAAAGGAATTCGGCCGACCCGAGTATGACGAGCTGATCGCGAAATACCCGATCATGACGCCACTTTTCGGAAAGGATCTCGTCGCCGCGTTCCACAAATGGGACGAGGAAATCGGAGCACAGAAGCTGAAATAATGGCATCCGCGAGGCTCGCCCCGCGATTGATGGAGGTCGCGGGCGGGGAGGACGATGATGGTTTTGCGCAAGGGAGATTTCCATCAGCCACGGGGCGGTGGATTCGGCGAGCTCAAGCTCGATGCGATCAGCCGTCGCTTCGGCGGCCTCTTCGCGCTCGATGGTCTCTCGCTTACGATAAAGCACGGCGAGTTCATTGCCCTTCTCGGCCCCTCCGGGTGCGGCAAATCCACCGCACTTAATTGTCTTGCCGGACTGTTGCCGCTCACGAGCGGGAGCATTTGGCTCGACGACCGGCGCATCGACACGATGCGGCCGGAAGAACGCGGCTTCGGCATGATCTTTCAGAACTACGCGCTCTTTCCACACATGAACGTGCGCAAGAACGTCGGCTTTGGCCTCGCGATGCGTCGGATGCCGAAAGACGAAATCAGGCGGCGGGTGGACGATGCGATCGGACTTGTGCAGCTCGAGGCGCATGCGGAAAAGTTGCCCGGGCAATTATCGGGCGGCCAACAGCAGCGGGTCGCGATTGCGCGAGCGATCGTAATCGAGCCGCCTGTTGTCTTGATGGATGAGCCGCTCTCGAACCTCGATGCCAAGTTGCGGCTCGAAATGCGTTCTGAGATCAAACGGATCCACCAGGAGCTTGGCCGTGCCACGGTCTATGTCACCCACGACCAGGAGGAGGCTCTCTCGCTCGCAGACCGTGTCGTGGTGATGAAAGATGGCGTCGCTCAACAGATCGGCTCGCCCGAGGCGCTTTACAACCGGCCGGCGAATCTCGACGTGGCACTCTTCATGGGTTACCGCAACGTGCTTGAAGGACGCGTCGATCGCGTCGATGGCGAGCGCGTTTCATTTCAATGCGGCGCGCTGGCACTCACGGGCGCCCCTCAAGGACGGATCGATCCCGGTGCCGCCACGGCGGTGATCCGGCCCGACGAAATTGAAATCGGCGACGGTCCGAACCGCGTCGAAGGGCGTGCTGAGACGGTTGAGTATTGTGGGCGCGACTACCTCGTCGACTTCGTGACCGATGCGGGTGCGAGACTGCATGCGCGCAGCACGGAGCGCATCAATCCGGGAGAACGTGTGTGCTGGCACGTTCCCGCCGAGCGCGTTCTCGTTTACAGCGTGGGATGACGGGATGACCGCCGGCAGCCTGCACGACTCCGGTTTCGACCGCACGGTTCTGCTGATCGTGCCCGGTGTGCTTTTCGTCCTTCTCCTTTTTATCTACCCCTTCGCCTACGGCCTTTTTCTTTCGTTCACGACCACGAATGGCGGCATTTGGGCCAACTACGCCCGATTTTTCGCGGAACCCCGATTCTTCAGCACGATCGGCATCACGTTCTGGATCGCGCTGCCGGCCACGCTGGTCAATCTGGCCCTCGCGATTCCCATGGCGTTCAAGCTGCGCCGTCCGACGAGCGCACAGCGCATCGTGACGACCATGCTTGTCGTGCCGATCACGCTCGGCACGGTGCTGGTTGCGGAAGGATTGCTCAATTACCTGGGACCGCAGGGCTGGTTCAATCGCCTTCTCGTCGATATGCACTTGATCGCGAGTCCGGTGCGACTTACGCACAATTACTGGGGAGTGCTTCTCTCGCTCGTCATAACGGGCTTTCCATTCGCGTTCCTCCTGACGCTCTCCTACATCACCGGGATCGATCCCGTGCTGGCTCAAGCCGCGTCGACGCTCGGCGCGGGTCCGGCGCGTCAATTTCTTCACATATATTTCCCGCTGCTCGCACCTGGACTCGCGATTACGTTCTGTCTCGCGTTCGTCCAGGCGTTCTCGGTCTTTCCGTCGGCCGTGCTGCTCGGCGCGCCTGCGGGACCGACGCGCGTCATCTCCATCGCGGCCTATCAAGCGGCATTCGAGGACTATGACTACGCGATGGCGTCCGCCGTGGCGATGATCATGGGGCTCGCGCAGCTTGCAGTCGTCGTCGCGGTTCTAGGATTGCGGGGCTTTTTCTATCGCGGTCCTGCCGGAGGTGCCAAGGGATGAATACGGCAACGGCTGCCCTTGCACGCACCGATATCGAGCGCCGCTCGTGGCGTGAAATTGCCTGGACCTCGCTCGTCACGGCGTTGATGGCATTCTTTCTGATTAACGTCGCGGGGGTGATTGCGTCGGTCGCGGTCAGCTCATTCGCGACCCGCTGGCTCGGCACCTGGCTACCCGCTGGCTTCACGACGCGCTGGTACGCCTCGGCTTGGGATGAGTTTCAGCTCGGCGATGTCCTTACCGTCACGCTCAGGGTCGTTTTTATCGTCGTGGCGATCTCGATCCTCATCGGCGTACCCGCAGCTTATGCGCTCGCGCGCCGCGAGTTTCCGGGCAAGCGTAGCGCCATGCTCCTCTTCCTGCTGCCACTCATGGTACCGCCGATCACCTACGGAATTCCCCTCGCGACCGTACTTTATCGGCTGCGCCTGGGCGGTACGGAGTCCGGCGTTATTCTTGCCAATCTGGTGCCCGCCGTGCCTTTTGTGATTCTCGTCATGACGCCGTTCATCGAGCAGATCGATGTAAGGCTAGAGCAGGCGGCTCGCGTCTTCGGCGCGGGCACATTCCGGGTTTTCGTCCATATCCTTGTCCCGCTGCTCGCACCGGGCATTCTCGCTGCCGGGCTCCTCGTGCTCGTCCGTACAATAGCCCTGTTCGAACTCACCTTCCTGACAGCCGGCCCCGATAGTCAAACCCTCGTTGTGGCGCTTTATTATTCAGTATTCGCCGCCGGGGTGCGCGCGACCCAATCGGTCGATGCCATGGCCGTCACTTACATGGTGACGACCCTCGTCTGGCTCCTCATTGCGATGCGCTTCGTCAATCCGACGCAGCTCGTCACGCGCGTAAAGGAAGCGCCGCGAAACTAGTCCTAAAACCTCGGCCGCGACGACCTCGGAGGAACGCACGTGAAGATCAAAGCAGCTTATGTCATCGTCACTTGTCCCGGACGCAACTTCGTCACGCTGAAGATCGTGACCGAAGACGGCCTCTACGGACTTGGGGACGCAACGCTCAATGGCCGCGAATTGGCCGTGGCATCCTATCTCACCGATCACGTGATCCCGTGTCTGATCGGGCGCGACGCTCATCGAATCGAGGATATCTGGCAGTTTCTCTATCGCGGCGCTTACTGGCGCCGCGGGCCGGTTACGATGTCGGCGCTGTCCGCCGTTGACACGGCACTTTGGGACATCAAGGCCAAGTGCGCCGGCCTGCCGCTCTACCAGCTTCTCGGCGGACGGAGTCGGGAGGGCGTGCTCGTCTACGGTCACGCAAATGGCGCCGATATAGCGGAATGCGTCGATGAGATCGCCCGCTATCTCTCGCTCGGTTACAAGGCAATACGCGCACAGTGCGGCATTCCCGGCCTTGCGTCCACTTATGGCGTGGCGCGGGACAAGATGTATTACGAGCCGGCCGACGCCGACTTGCCGACGGAGAATCTCTGGTCGACGGAGAAATACCTCGATTTTGTGCCCAAGCTGTTCGCCGCCCTGCGCGAGAAGTTCGGCTTCGAGCCGCATCTTCTTCATGACGTCCATCATCGCTTGAAACCGATCGAGGCGGGCCGGCTCGGCGGAATGCTCGAGCCCTATCGGCTCTTCTGGATGGAGGACGCCACGCCGGCCGAAAACGAGGAGAGTTTCCGACTGATTCGCCAGCACACGGTAACCCCACTCGCGGTCGGCGAAGTCTTCAATTCGATCCACGATTGCCGCACCCTGATTTCGGAGCAGCTCGTCGACTATATCCGCG
This genomic interval from Alphaproteobacteria bacterium contains the following:
- the manD gene encoding D-mannonate dehydratase ManD, translated to MKIKAAYVIVTCPGRNFVTLKIVTEDGLYGLGDATLNGRELAVASYLTDHVIPCLIGRDAHRIEDIWQFLYRGAYWRRGPVTMSALSAVDTALWDIKAKCAGLPLYQLLGGRSREGVLVYGHANGADIAECVDEIARYLSLGYKAIRAQCGIPGLASTYGVARDKMYYEPADADLPTENLWSTEKYLDFVPKLFAALREKFGFEPHLLHDVHHRLKPIEAGRLGGMLEPYRLFWMEDATPAENEESFRLIRQHTVTPLAVGEVFNSIHDCRTLISEQLVDYIRATVAHAGGITHLRRIASLADLYNVRTGCHGATDLSPVCMGAALHFDISVPNFGIQEYMRHTDETDEVFPHAYFFKDGYLHPGEASGHGVDIDENLAARFPYRRAYLPVNRLTDGSMHDW
- a CDS encoding ABC transporter permease gives rise to the protein MAFFLINVAGVIASVAVSSFATRWLGTWLPAGFTTRWYASAWDEFQLGDVLTVTLRVVFIVVAISILIGVPAAYALARREFPGKRSAMLLFLLPLMVPPITYGIPLATVLYRLRLGGTESGVILANLVPAVPFVILVMTPFIEQIDVRLEQAARVFGAGTFRVFVHILVPLLAPGILAAGLLVLVRTIALFELTFLTAGPDSQTLVVALYYSVFAAGVRATQSVDAMAVTYMVTTLVWLLIAMRFVNPTQLVTRVKEAPRN
- a CDS encoding mannitol dehydrogenase family protein gives rise to the protein TGEGFPDLSEVGVELVPDVAPYERMKLRMLNGCHSSIAYLGQLAGYEFVADALDDPNLRRFLERMMAEEIAPTLTEFSPQRLTAYGAQLLRRFDNRAIRHRTWQIAMDGSQKLPQRLLGTIEDRLRNNAPVARVTLAIAAWMRFLGGKDDRGGSIVISDPRARELTGWAEGRQDDGAIAANFVERSGIFSPDLQRSDGFRHELVAAIALLRRVGAREALMQPTYGGA
- a CDS encoding sugar ABC transporter permease, translating into MTAGSLHDSGFDRTVLLIVPGVLFVLLLFIYPFAYGLFLSFTTTNGGIWANYARFFAEPRFFSTIGITFWIALPATLVNLALAIPMAFKLRRPTSAQRIVTTMLVVPITLGTVLVAEGLLNYLGPQGWFNRLLVDMHLIASPVRLTHNYWGVLLSLVITGFPFAFLLTLSYITGIDPVLAQAASTLGAGPARQFLHIYFPLLAPGLAITFCLAFVQAFSVFPSAVLLGAPAGPTRVISIAAYQAAFEDYDYAMASAVAMIMGLAQLAVVVAVLGLRGFFYRGPAGGAKG
- a CDS encoding ABC transporter ATP-binding protein is translated as MMVLRKGDFHQPRGGGFGELKLDAISRRFGGLFALDGLSLTIKHGEFIALLGPSGCGKSTALNCLAGLLPLTSGSIWLDDRRIDTMRPEERGFGMIFQNYALFPHMNVRKNVGFGLAMRRMPKDEIRRRVDDAIGLVQLEAHAEKLPGQLSGGQQQRVAIARAIVIEPPVVLMDEPLSNLDAKLRLEMRSEIKRIHQELGRATVYVTHDQEEALSLADRVVVMKDGVAQQIGSPEALYNRPANLDVALFMGYRNVLEGRVDRVDGERVSFQCGALALTGAPQGRIDPGAATAVIRPDEIEIGDGPNRVEGRAETVEYCGRDYLVDFVTDAGARLHARSTERINPGERVCWHVPAERVLVYSVG
- a CDS encoding extracellular solute-binding protein: MKSRVTLSLAGIVGTVGLSLAQPAAASELPALPSSPIVINVVDVAGQLALTQKSMEDYRKAHPELVSKFNFTKAPAPELPGKLKAQQSAGRVDIDVVLSGTDAISAGLEQGLWVKILPDYTAKFPSLDENYLPGALDMQKPTEGQAIEVVFAIAGPMLEYAPERVKDPPKTTDALLAWCKAHPNRFFYARPANSGPGRAFLQGLPYILGDSNPRDPINGWAKTWAYLKELNSCIEYYPSGTGATMKELGEGSRDIIVSMPGWDINPRVLGTVPKSAETTILEGPAGFKWVSDAQYVGIPKGLAPDHLAVVLDLIAFMLKPQQQAYAWDEGYFYPGPAIKNVPLTMAPKESQDTLKEFGRPEYDELIAKYPIMTPLFGKDLVAAFHKWDEEIGAQKLK